In a genomic window of Strix aluco isolate bStrAlu1 chromosome 3, bStrAlu1.hap1, whole genome shotgun sequence:
- the SLC30A1 gene encoding proton-coupled zinc antiporter SLC30A1, translated as MCGGMAAKGPGGPRWWQNRRARLLCMLALTFLFFVVEVVVSRVTSSLAMLSDSFHMLSDVMALVVALVAVRFAQRTRATKKNTFGWVRAEVMGALVNAVFLTALCFTILLEAIERFTEPHEIQQPLVVIGVGVAGLIINLLGLCLFNHHGVGGHGHSHGHGHSHSGRQHPRSGAKPEQPPGDGEAALHREETSTLVENCSSSNGVSQEKLGDMKDDMADLQVNGNAGHYPLDVEEVEEDSSAQLNMRGVFLHVFGDALGSVIVVLNALLFYGLWNPCPKDGPCFNPCVNNHCMENATLSQTLGGANKSEQESITVAGPCWLLYLDPILCLIMVCILLYTTYPLLRESALILLQTVPKQIDVHSLNSKLRTLEGVEAVHELHIWQLAGSRIIGTAHIKCPDPSTYMMVAKRIKEIFHDEGIHATTIQPEFASVGSESGRGKCEFPCRTQCALKQCCGTGEDSTAKKTEKSSSLSISCSEVVIEFPKTRRTKSESIPSVKLEANADQNEQFESSL; from the exons ATGTGCGGGGGGATGGCGGCGAaggggccgggcgggccgcggTGGTGGCAGAACCGGCGGGCGCGGCTGCTGTGCATGCTGGCGCTCACCTTCCTCTTCTTcgtggtggaggtggtggtgagCCGGGTCACGTCGTCGCTGGCCATGCTCTCCGACTCCTTCCACATGCTCTCCGATGTCATGGCCCTGGTCGTGGCGCTGGTGGCCGTGCGCTTCGCCCAGCGCACCCGCGCCACCAAGAAGAACACCTTCGGGTGGGTGCGGGCTGAGGTGATGGGCGCCCTCGTCAACGCCGTCTTCCTCACCGCCCTCTGCTTCACCATCCTGCTGGAGGCCATCGAGCGCTTCACGGAGCCCCACGAGATCCAGCAGCCGCTGGTGGTCATCGGCGTGGGGGTGGCGGGACTCATCATCAACCTTCTGGGGCTCTGCCTCTTCAACCACCACGGCGTCGGGGGCCACGGCCATTCCCACGGCCACGGCCACTCGCACAGCGGCAGACAGCACCCCCGCAGCGGCGCCAAGCCCGAGCAGCCGCCTGGGGACGGGGAGGCTGCGCTGCACCGGGAGGAGACCAGCACCTTAGTGGAGAACTGCAGCAGCTCCAACGGGGTCAGCCAGGAGAAGCTAG GTGATATGAAAGACGACATGGCTGACCTACAAGTGAATGGGAACGCTGGTCATTATCCTCTGGATGTAGAGGAGGTTGAAGAAGACTCTAGTGCGCAGCTTAACATGCGTGGagtttttctgcatgtttttggaGATGCCTTAGGTTCCGTAATTGTGGTATTGAATGCCTTGCTCTTCTATGGTTTGTGGAATCCATGCCCCAAAGATGGGCCCTGCTTTAATCCATGTGTCAATAATCATTGCATGGAAAATGCTACTTTATCCCAAACGCTTGGCGGAGCAAACAAGTCCGAGCAAGAGAGCATTACGGTGGCTGGTCCATGCTGGTTGCTATATTTAGATCCCATCCTTTGTTTGATCATGGTTTGTATACTCCTTTACACAACTTACCCGTTACTTAGGGAGTCAGCCCTTATACTTCTGCAGACTGTTCCCAAACAAATAGATGTTCATTCTTTGAACTCAAAATTACGTACCCTTGAAGGCGTTGAAGCAGTCCATGAATTACACATTTGGCAGCTAGCAGGCAGTAGGATCATTGGCACTGCTCACATAAAGTGTCCTGACCCTTCCACGTACATGATGGTGGCAAAGCGCATAAAAGAGATCTTTCATGATGAAGGGATTCATGCAACTACCATTCAGCCTGAGTTTGCCAGTGTTGGCTCTGAATCAGGGAGAGGGAAATGTGAGTTTCCTTGCAGGACTCAGTGTGCTTTGAAGCAGTGTTGTGGAACAGGAGAAGATAGTActgcaaagaagacagaaaaatcttcGTCACTTAGTATCTCTTGTTCAGAAGTTGTCATTGAATTTCCGAAAACTAGGAGGACTAAGTCGGAGAGCATCCCTTCAGTTAAGCTAGAGGCAAACGCCGATCAAAACGAGCAGTTTGAATCATCTTTGTAA